Proteins found in one Tsukamurella paurometabola DSM 20162 genomic segment:
- the pheT gene encoding phenylalanine--tRNA ligase subunit beta — translation MRVAQSWLTEILRRDTPDWGVTADELDAGFVRVGFEVEELDSLDTVTGPLKIGRVVAIEELTNFRKPIRFCQVDVGEAEPRDIVCGARNFAEGDLIVAALPGAVLPGGFAIATRQTYDHTSDGMICSVSELGLGTDHSGILVLPAGTAEPGDDAKQVLGMDDTVIELNVTPDRGYAFSVRGLARELACGYDLPFTDITTPSPVQGAGVGGVDVTVEPESGCTRFTALRVEGIDPKAVSPWWLQRRLLTSGVRPISPAVDVTNYLMLLSGQPLHAFDADTVRGGLVVRASRPGETLETLDHVERTLDPEDTVIVDDSGPVSLAGVMGGASTEVGDETVNVILEGAVWNPVKVFRTGKRHKLSSDAAKRYERTVDPAISVWTVREAARLLTEIAGGTVVGELTDLGGYGDRPQVTIAADRPDRVAGITYAPGTTVRRLTQIGCAVEGESSLAVTPPTWRPDLNMVADLVEEVLRLEGLEQIPPVLPAAPGGRGLSARQRRRRTVSRSLAHTGHIEVLTSPFLPAGVFDTWGLEDDDPRRNTTTVLNPLEADRPSLATTLLPGLLEILARNVSRGQRDLALYTIAQVVLPHGRDGRRADGTTVAVDPIPVDRRPTAEQIEELNASLPSQPEHIALVFAGRRTPAGPWGEGRAADATDAFEAVREIGRASNVDLTLRAAQYAPFHPGRCAEVLVGETVVGHAGELHPAVLERAGLPARTCAVELDLDAIPLVENLPAPVVSPFPAVLQDVAVVVDADVPAEAVRSALADGAGELLEAISLFDVFTGAQVGEGRKSMAFSLRFRAGDRTLTEDEASAARDAAVAKASSVVGAVLR, via the coding sequence GTGCGCGTTGCACAGTCATGGCTCACCGAGATCCTCCGCCGCGACACCCCGGACTGGGGCGTCACCGCCGACGAGCTGGACGCCGGGTTCGTGCGCGTCGGCTTCGAGGTCGAGGAGCTCGACTCGCTCGACACCGTGACCGGCCCGTTGAAGATCGGCCGCGTCGTGGCGATCGAGGAGCTCACGAACTTCCGCAAGCCGATCCGGTTCTGCCAGGTCGACGTCGGCGAGGCCGAGCCGCGCGACATCGTCTGCGGCGCCCGCAACTTCGCCGAGGGTGATCTCATCGTCGCGGCGCTGCCCGGCGCCGTGCTGCCCGGCGGCTTCGCGATCGCCACGCGCCAGACGTACGACCACACCTCCGACGGCATGATCTGCTCGGTCTCCGAGCTCGGTCTCGGCACCGACCATTCGGGCATCCTCGTGCTGCCCGCGGGGACCGCGGAGCCCGGCGACGACGCCAAGCAGGTGCTCGGCATGGACGACACCGTGATCGAGCTCAACGTGACGCCCGACCGCGGCTACGCTTTCTCGGTGCGCGGTCTGGCCCGCGAGCTCGCCTGCGGGTACGACCTGCCCTTCACCGATATCACCACCCCGTCGCCCGTGCAGGGGGCGGGGGTCGGCGGCGTGGACGTCACCGTCGAGCCCGAGTCCGGCTGCACCCGCTTCACCGCGCTGCGCGTCGAGGGCATCGACCCGAAGGCTGTGAGCCCGTGGTGGCTCCAGCGCCGCCTGCTCACCTCCGGCGTACGCCCGATCAGCCCGGCGGTCGACGTGACGAACTACCTCATGCTGCTCAGCGGCCAGCCGCTGCACGCCTTCGACGCCGACACGGTGCGCGGCGGCCTCGTCGTGCGCGCGTCACGCCCCGGCGAGACCCTGGAGACCCTCGACCACGTCGAGCGCACGCTCGATCCCGAGGACACGGTCATCGTCGACGACTCCGGACCCGTCTCGCTCGCGGGCGTCATGGGCGGCGCGAGCACCGAGGTGGGCGACGAGACCGTCAACGTGATCCTCGAGGGCGCCGTCTGGAACCCGGTCAAGGTGTTCCGCACCGGTAAGCGGCACAAGCTCAGCTCGGACGCCGCGAAGCGCTATGAGCGCACCGTCGATCCCGCGATCTCGGTGTGGACGGTCCGGGAGGCGGCGCGCCTGCTCACCGAGATCGCCGGCGGCACCGTGGTGGGCGAGCTCACCGACCTCGGCGGCTACGGCGACCGGCCGCAGGTCACCATCGCCGCAGACCGTCCGGACCGTGTCGCGGGCATCACCTACGCCCCGGGTACGACGGTGCGCCGCCTCACCCAGATCGGTTGTGCCGTGGAGGGGGAGAGCAGCCTGGCGGTGACCCCGCCGACGTGGCGTCCCGACCTGAACATGGTCGCCGACCTGGTCGAGGAAGTGCTGCGGCTCGAAGGGCTGGAGCAGATCCCACCCGTGCTGCCCGCCGCCCCCGGAGGCCGGGGGCTCAGCGCCCGGCAACGTCGCCGCCGCACCGTGAGCCGCTCGCTCGCGCACACCGGCCACATCGAGGTGCTCACCAGCCCGTTCCTGCCCGCCGGCGTCTTCGACACCTGGGGCCTGGAAGACGACGACCCGCGCCGGAACACCACGACGGTGCTCAATCCGCTCGAAGCCGATCGGCCCTCGCTCGCCACCACTCTGCTGCCCGGTCTCCTGGAGATCTTGGCGCGCAACGTCTCACGCGGCCAGCGCGATCTCGCGCTGTACACCATCGCGCAGGTCGTGCTGCCGCACGGCCGCGACGGTCGGCGCGCCGACGGGACGACCGTCGCCGTCGATCCGATTCCCGTCGACCGGCGCCCCACCGCGGAGCAGATCGAGGAGCTCAACGCCTCGCTGCCGAGCCAGCCCGAGCACATCGCGCTCGTCTTCGCGGGCCGCCGCACCCCCGCGGGACCGTGGGGCGAGGGCCGCGCCGCCGACGCGACCGACGCCTTCGAGGCCGTGCGCGAGATCGGCCGCGCGAGCAACGTCGACCTCACGCTGCGGGCGGCGCAGTACGCGCCCTTCCACCCCGGCCGCTGCGCGGAGGTCCTGGTCGGTGAGACCGTCGTCGGTCACGCCGGTGAGTTGCACCCGGCCGTGCTGGAGCGCGCCGGGCTGCCGGCGCGCACCTGCGCGGTCGAGCTCGATCTCGATGCGATTCCGCTGGTGGAGAACCTTCCCGCGCCGGTGGTCTCGCCGTTCCCGGCGGTGCTGCAGGATGTGGCGGTCGTCGTCGACGCCGACGTCCCCGCGGAGGCCGTCCGGTCCGCGCTGGCCGACGGTGCCGGGGAGCTGCTGGAGGCGATCTCGCTGTTCGACGTGTTCACCGGCGCGCAGGTGGGCGAGGGCCGCAAGTCGATGGCGTTCTCGCTGCGGTTCCGCGCGGGCGATCGCACCCTGACCGAGGACGAGGCCTCCGCCGCCCGCGACGCGGCGGTGGCGAAGGCCTCATCGGTGGTCGGGGCGGTGCTCCGCTGA
- the pheS gene encoding phenylalanine--tRNA ligase subunit alpha has product MSEVQNAPVDDLSEAALDAFASEAANAFDAATDLDALNAARLAHLGEKSPLALSKRALGSIPKEERKDAGKRVNVAQGRARAAYEQRKAILDAERDAAVLVSESIDVTLPSARAAQGARHPVSIIADEVADFFVGIGWEIAEGPEVETEHFNFDALNFLPDHPARSMQDTFYVAPEGSRQVLRTHTSPVQVRSMLTRDVPIYVACPGRTFRTDELDATHTPVFSQVEGLAVDKGLTMAHLRGTLEAFAKAMFGPETTTRMRPNYFPFTEPSAEVDVWFPNKKGGAGWIEWGGCGMVNPNVLRACGIDPDEYSGFAFGMGLERTLQFRTGLSDMRDIVEGDVRFTLPFGVRG; this is encoded by the coding sequence GTGTCGGAAGTCCAGAACGCCCCCGTCGACGACCTCAGCGAAGCCGCGCTCGATGCCTTCGCCTCGGAGGCCGCGAACGCGTTCGACGCTGCGACCGACCTGGACGCACTCAATGCTGCACGACTGGCGCACCTCGGCGAGAAGTCGCCGCTCGCCCTGAGTAAGCGCGCCCTGGGCTCCATCCCCAAGGAGGAGCGTAAGGACGCAGGCAAGCGGGTCAACGTGGCGCAGGGGCGTGCCCGCGCCGCGTACGAGCAGCGCAAGGCCATCCTCGACGCCGAGCGCGACGCCGCGGTGCTCGTCTCCGAATCGATCGACGTCACGCTGCCGTCGGCGCGCGCGGCGCAGGGTGCCCGTCACCCCGTCAGCATCATCGCGGACGAAGTGGCCGACTTCTTCGTCGGCATCGGCTGGGAGATCGCCGAGGGCCCCGAGGTCGAGACCGAGCACTTCAACTTCGACGCGCTCAACTTCCTGCCGGACCACCCGGCCCGCTCGATGCAGGACACCTTCTACGTCGCGCCCGAGGGGTCGCGGCAGGTGCTGCGCACCCATACCTCCCCGGTGCAGGTGCGTTCGATGCTCACGCGCGATGTGCCGATCTACGTGGCCTGCCCCGGCCGCACCTTCCGCACCGACGAGCTGGACGCCACCCACACCCCGGTGTTCAGTCAGGTCGAGGGCCTCGCGGTCGATAAGGGCCTGACGATGGCGCACTTGCGCGGCACCCTCGAGGCCTTCGCCAAGGCGATGTTCGGCCCCGAGACCACCACCCGCATGCGGCCGAACTACTTCCCCTTCACGGAACCGTCGGCCGAGGTCGACGTGTGGTTCCCCAACAAGAAGGGCGGCGCCGGCTGGATCGAGTGGGGCGGCTGCGGCATGGTCAACCCGAACGTGCTGCGCGCCTGCGGCATCGACCCCGACGAGTACTCGGGCTTCGCGTTCGGCATGGGCCTCGAGCGCACCCTGCAGTTCCGCACCGGCCTCTCGGACATGCGCGACATCGTCGAGGGTGATGTCCGCTTCACCCTGCCCTTCGGCGTCCGCGGCTAG